A window of Vibrio ishigakensis contains these coding sequences:
- a CDS encoding SH3 domain-containing protein, with protein MCEEDEAGLIESILGGLFIFFGVMLFFKVIAMAFAIAFELLKLAFNCCLYILSLVSNKFDMAKVRASSMGSFDQRQEMAAGLSILLIAALIIGAIFATQGNSSVQASPKYQTRSSYMNERRVEVTALRLNARLEPNSQSKILFQLNKGTQLPVKMTQGRWTLIEKSGKRAWVHSAYLKTLK; from the coding sequence ATGTGTGAAGAAGATGAAGCGGGTTTGATTGAAAGCATACTGGGGGGATTGTTTATCTTCTTTGGTGTGATGCTCTTCTTCAAGGTGATTGCAATGGCGTTTGCGATTGCTTTTGAGTTGCTGAAGTTGGCATTCAACTGTTGCCTCTATATTTTGAGCTTGGTTTCAAACAAGTTTGATATGGCTAAGGTACGAGCATCGAGTATGGGCAGTTTTGATCAACGTCAGGAGATGGCAGCAGGCCTATCTATTCTTTTGATTGCGGCTCTGATCATCGGCGCGATATTTGCTACCCAAGGAAATTCTAGCGTTCAAGCATCGCCAAAATATCAGACTCGATCTAGCTACATGAATGAACGTCGTGTTGAGGTTACGGCACTTAGATTGAATGCGCGCCTTGAGCCGAATAGCCAGTCTAAAATCCTTTTTCAACTGAATAAAGGAACCCAACTCCCTGTCAAAATGACTCAGGGCAGATGGACACTGATAGAGAAGTCCGGTAAGCGAGCTTGGGTGCATAGTGCGTATTTAAAGACCTTAAAGTAA
- a CDS encoding DUF1214 domain-containing protein yields MKALKLTALALATGSLMACSAFQSEDTKQQAATQQTETLEVTEQNFTHAETARNFRNWSSKGATQQFVKMQGLPPRGKAAPTVQMNDDTLYGVAIVKSVNGEITFSIPETNNYMAVQVVTERGHGQHYVVEDGEYKLPVESEYAFLIYRSGTENGIENAVAQLDKVDVSDFNFATDYKVHPYDYAEVEQWVKKYTTEVNNMSKFTYTFPRTSDAVTDLHQWNLENAAGWGGASPEAFVGNKYSNSPKMKADVCYTTTFADPENKFFTSITAYDADKYLMEGVRNINSHTWEKNSDGTITVSFNCGDDAKNNIDTKGQDFTFTTRHYGVNQKVMDASEDPIIAGIKS; encoded by the coding sequence ATGAAAGCACTAAAACTGACAGCGTTGGCACTGGCTACAGGTTCACTAATGGCATGTTCTGCATTTCAATCTGAGGATACAAAGCAACAAGCAGCTACTCAGCAAACAGAGACACTAGAAGTAACCGAACAGAACTTCACTCATGCGGAAACGGCTCGTAATTTCCGCAACTGGTCAAGCAAGGGTGCAACTCAGCAGTTTGTTAAGATGCAAGGCCTACCACCACGTGGTAAAGCAGCACCAACGGTACAGATGAACGATGACACTCTATACGGTGTTGCTATCGTTAAGTCCGTTAATGGAGAGATCACTTTCTCTATTCCAGAAACCAATAACTATATGGCCGTTCAGGTAGTGACTGAGCGTGGTCATGGTCAGCATTATGTTGTTGAAGACGGCGAGTATAAGCTACCAGTTGAGTCAGAATACGCCTTCCTTATCTATCGTTCAGGCACTGAAAACGGCATCGAGAATGCGGTCGCTCAACTGGATAAAGTTGACGTAAGTGATTTCAATTTTGCGACAGATTATAAGGTGCATCCTTATGATTACGCTGAAGTAGAGCAGTGGGTGAAGAAATACACCACTGAAGTAAACAATATGTCTAAGTTTACTTATACCTTCCCACGCACCTCTGATGCGGTAACGGATCTTCATCAGTGGAACTTGGAAAACGCAGCGGGTTGGGGCGGTGCTAGTCCTGAGGCGTTTGTTGGTAACAAATACTCGAACAGCCCAAAAATGAAAGCTGATGTGTGTTATACCACTACCTTTGCAGACCCTGAGAATAAGTTCTTCACGTCTATCACCGCTTATGATGCAGACAAGTATCTGATGGAGGGCGTGCGCAACATCAACTCTCACACTTGGGAGAAGAATTCGGACGGCACCATTACGGTATCATTTAACTGTGGTGATGATGCGAAGAATAATATCGATACTAAAGGCCAAGATTTCACCTTTACCACTCGTCATTATGGTGTAAATCAAAAGGTGATGGATGCAAGTGAGGACCCAATTATCGCTGGTATCAAGTCTTAA
- a CDS encoding VOC family protein, producing the protein MQNSFVWTDLSTFDLDSAQDFYRNLLGWSYQDLGEGYLSCEASKIPVSGLYTMPEKFQNIGMPPFWMSYIQVSDLEQTVGLAEQHGAKVEVRPTSASGGGQVALIRDPSGAGFTCYQGDAFSPKNASLIHGTQVWNELHVSDLTLIKDFYEKVFDWRIEASDENERYQVFSQDKPIAGIQVTPNEIKGDKEYWGVYFLVDSLDKATVRIQEMGGELVGDQPMGDRRAVLAYDNQGAAFYLVEPETQDSLSRKSKPKWRAILGLCLVVVAVITEMNWIWGALFLSWVIPDIYTASTHFFEPVQRKHNPIIYWLIIGTWLLLSVYMLFWW; encoded by the coding sequence ATGCAAAATAGCTTTGTCTGGACAGACTTATCGACCTTTGATTTGGACTCGGCGCAGGACTTTTACCGCAACCTGTTAGGCTGGAGCTATCAAGACTTAGGCGAGGGATATCTGAGCTGTGAGGCGAGCAAAATCCCAGTTTCTGGTCTCTATACCATGCCAGAGAAATTTCAGAATATAGGCATGCCGCCATTTTGGATGTCTTATATCCAAGTTTCTGATCTCGAGCAGACGGTCGGACTTGCTGAACAACATGGCGCTAAGGTTGAGGTAAGGCCGACAAGTGCATCGGGAGGGGGCCAGGTAGCGCTGATCAGAGACCCGTCAGGTGCGGGTTTTACCTGCTATCAAGGCGATGCTTTCTCTCCTAAAAATGCGAGTTTGATTCATGGTACTCAGGTGTGGAATGAACTTCACGTATCTGACTTAACTCTGATTAAGGACTTTTATGAAAAGGTGTTTGATTGGCGTATAGAGGCATCCGATGAAAATGAACGATATCAGGTGTTTAGCCAAGATAAGCCGATTGCGGGTATTCAAGTCACTCCAAATGAAATAAAGGGTGATAAAGAGTATTGGGGTGTCTATTTCCTGGTTGATAGCTTGGACAAAGCGACAGTACGGATACAAGAGATGGGAGGTGAGCTAGTCGGTGATCAGCCAATGGGGGATCGAAGAGCGGTTCTGGCTTATGACAATCAGGGGGCGGCTTTCTATCTAGTCGAGCCTGAGACACAAGACTCTTTGAGTCGCAAATCAAAACCCAAATGGAGAGCGATCTTAGGGCTATGCCTTGTCGTTGTAGCTGTAATTACAGAGATGAACTGGATATGGGGCGCTCTATTTCTGAGTTGGGTTATACCGGATATCTACACTGCGTCGACACACTTCTTCGAACCTGTGCAGCGAAAACACAATCCCATTATCTACTGGCTGATTATAGGCACTTGGCTGTTGCTCTCGGTGTATATGTTGTTTTGGTGGTGA